In a single window of the Bacillus horti genome:
- a CDS encoding anti-sigma factor family protein → MKCQEVHSLIQHYFEGKVDEYTKIKVHHHLAQCPSCTENFQMWKRGDEVIQGSLTPHQVASPSTKPQVMSQVMERIKQEEKWANPTVKNVRSYKRKTKRAFTIVACMLMLFFAILVTSTFIPQQEVVTEETPSITNSELDQWEHTIVMKERIQGVETSMNFNVVASISDPLIYSMPEEEQNGVGYSLIFSVFGLLCIIISLSWITRV, encoded by the coding sequence ATGAAATGTCAGGAAGTACATTCTCTTATCCAGCATTACTTTGAGGGGAAGGTAGATGAATACACGAAAATTAAAGTGCACCATCACTTGGCGCAATGCCCAAGCTGCACAGAGAATTTTCAAATGTGGAAGCGTGGAGATGAAGTCATTCAAGGCTCTCTTACCCCACATCAAGTTGCTAGCCCTTCTACCAAACCACAGGTAATGAGTCAGGTCATGGAGAGAATTAAACAAGAAGAGAAATGGGCAAACCCAACCGTTAAGAATGTTAGGTCGTATAAAAGAAAAACCAAGCGAGCCTTCACGATCGTTGCCTGTATGCTTATGTTATTTTTTGCTATTCTTGTTACTTCCACATTTATTCCACAGCAGGAAGTTGTTACTGAGGAGACTCCGTCTATAACAAATTCAGAGTTAGATCAATGGGAACATACGATAGTTATGAAAGAGCGTATTCAGGGTGTAGAAACCTCCATGAACTTCAATGTTGTAGCAAGTATTAGTGATCCGCTTATCTATTCTATGCCTGAAGAGGAGCAGAACGGTGTTGGCTACTCTTTGATTTTTTCCGTTTTTGGCTTGTTATGCATTATCATAAGTCTCAGCTGGATCACTCGAGTTTAA
- a CDS encoding ReoY family proteolytic degradation factor codes for MHQLVSVEAKRTFLDWFLNTFELQKKECAWLLTYLKSDDTLLEKVRFVDELIPNQKSIFMSTTCTSDISFKFNKKTFMTTDVERAFHDIRLHPEEYIYLKLTFKKAESSPEYAAVREVNPMEKYNTTSNSWYSLLAEMVLDEAIEKYQKEQLYQQIEMSLKQNDKESFLRLSKRWAKLNEGEA; via the coding sequence ATGCATCAGTTAGTATCAGTTGAAGCAAAGCGTACGTTTTTGGACTGGTTTTTAAATACATTTGAGCTACAGAAAAAAGAGTGTGCCTGGCTCCTTACCTATTTAAAATCTGATGATACTCTCTTAGAAAAAGTACGTTTTGTTGATGAGCTTATTCCGAATCAAAAATCGATTTTTATGTCGACCACCTGCACCTCGGATATTTCTTTTAAGTTCAATAAAAAGACATTTATGACAACTGATGTAGAAAGAGCTTTTCATGATATTCGCTTACATCCAGAGGAGTATATTTATTTAAAGCTAACGTTTAAAAAAGCAGAATCATCACCAGAATATGCAGCTGTACGGGAGGTAAATCCAATGGAGAAGTATAATACGACTTCAAATAGCTGGTATAGCCTGTTAGCAGAAATGGTTCTCGACGAAGCGATTGAAAAATATCAAAAAGAGCAATTATATCAGCAAATTGAAATGAGCTTGAAGCAGAATGATAAGGAGAGCTTTTTGCGATTAAGTAAGCGCTGGGCAAAGCTAAATGAGGGAGAGGCTTAA
- a CDS encoding tetratricopeptide repeat protein: protein MLENQVEGAFRQIEAGLVDEGLSTLAKLLHDPRMDDELRFETAQFYYQFGFLTEAIEILEKLLQAYQGEPEIILQLAELYMENDDNDKSLELLESITIDQGDDYLRAILLTSELYMMDGLFEVAESKVKKALALFPEEQVLYTALGEIFYHQEKYSLAVLNYEKGSVISTYARLADCYAHLGEFERALDYYKKATLTDKGSAELLFGYGFVAYQLGELELASKKFTELLELDPFYTSAYSLLSEALGQQGKRVEAIHYLDQGIKYDQTNPALFYLKGLLLRQQSEHQESQRWLQQALELDESNTLVLDELLALYMDVEDWDKAQETIDKLLDVVPERSDIYLQKGRLNEHLERWEDAEQAYRQALELNPDSTDVLNQLGYLLRDEGRLNEALEYWQKSILIEPDQDEIAQLLQQE, encoded by the coding sequence TTGCTTGAAAATCAAGTTGAAGGAGCCTTTCGGCAAATAGAAGCAGGTCTGGTGGATGAAGGATTAAGTACATTAGCAAAGCTATTACATGATCCCAGAATGGACGATGAACTGAGGTTTGAAACAGCTCAATTTTACTATCAATTTGGCTTCCTTACTGAAGCGATTGAAATTTTAGAGAAGCTTTTACAAGCGTATCAGGGAGAGCCAGAGATTATTTTACAGTTAGCTGAGTTGTATATGGAGAATGATGATAATGATAAGTCTCTAGAGCTTCTAGAGAGTATTACTATAGATCAAGGTGATGATTACCTTAGAGCTATTCTGTTAACGTCTGAACTTTATATGATGGATGGACTATTTGAGGTGGCAGAAAGTAAGGTGAAAAAGGCTTTGGCTCTGTTTCCTGAGGAGCAGGTCCTTTATACAGCTTTAGGAGAAATCTTCTATCATCAGGAAAAATACTCACTTGCTGTTCTGAATTATGAAAAAGGCTCTGTCATTTCTACTTATGCCAGACTTGCTGATTGCTACGCTCATCTTGGTGAGTTTGAACGTGCGCTGGATTATTACAAAAAAGCAACTCTAACAGATAAAGGGAGTGCAGAGCTACTGTTTGGCTATGGCTTTGTTGCTTATCAGCTTGGTGAACTAGAACTGGCAAGCAAAAAGTTTACGGAGCTCTTAGAGCTAGATCCTTTCTATACATCAGCGTATTCATTATTGTCAGAAGCTCTAGGACAGCAGGGCAAAAGAGTTGAAGCGATTCATTATTTAGATCAAGGGATCAAGTATGATCAAACAAACCCAGCACTTTTCTATTTAAAAGGACTGCTCTTGAGACAGCAATCAGAGCATCAAGAAAGTCAAAGATGGTTACAGCAGGCACTAGAGCTCGACGAATCTAATACGCTAGTATTGGACGAGCTATTAGCTTTATATATGGATGTAGAAGATTGGGATAAAGCTCAAGAGACGATAGATAAACTATTAGATGTAGTACCTGAGAGAAGTGATATTTACTTGCAAAAAGGACGGCTAAATGAACACCTAGAAAGGTGGGAGGATGCGGAACAGGCGTATCGTCAAGCGCTTGAGCTTAATCCAGATTCAACAGACGTTCTCAATCAATTGGGATATTTGCTACGTGATGAAGGCAGATTAAATGAAGCTCTGGAGTATTGGCAGAAGTCTATACTGATAGAACCAGATCAAGACGAAATTGCTCAGCTTCTACAACAGGAATAA
- a CDS encoding DUF2487 family protein, producing MKWELGSIQEYVQAKEYIDTAIIPLVTIEAGENSISSARQVQYIVNLANQIEGQIRGRAMLFPVLSIVPRYTDEQLTELLNEYVKQLQQDGFKNVVFLTQKSWLEQRQVNVSGDILRVQDSEAQSVDDLKGDILKEAKRLTQTFIQIWNR from the coding sequence ATGAAGTGGGAATTAGGATCGATTCAAGAATATGTACAAGCAAAAGAGTACATAGATACAGCTATTATTCCACTGGTAACGATTGAGGCTGGGGAGAATTCCATTTCTTCAGCTCGGCAGGTGCAATACATAGTGAATCTAGCGAATCAAATCGAAGGGCAAATAAGGGGTAGGGCCATGCTTTTCCCGGTACTATCCATTGTACCGCGTTATACGGATGAGCAGTTGACGGAGCTTCTAAATGAATATGTCAAGCAACTACAGCAGGACGGTTTTAAAAATGTTGTTTTTTTGACACAAAAATCTTGGCTGGAGCAAAGACAGGTGAATGTGTCTGGCGATATACTTAGAGTGCAGGATTCTGAAGCTCAAAGTGTGGACGATTTGAAGGGCGATATTCTAAAAGAAGCAAAGCGGTTAACACAAACGTTTATTCAGATTTGGAATAGGTAA